CGGAATCGGGGGGCGCGCAGCGAGGTCGGAAAGGTCAGCCGGGGCATCGAGGTGGGTGCAAGGAGCGAGCGGGGCGTGCGGGTGGTGTCGGCTGGGCGGCAGGCCTGCCGCGTCAGAGCGGCCGGGGCAGCGTCAGCACCACGCTGCCGCTGTAGGCCTGCGCGCTGCGGTTGAGCTGCGCCTCGACCACGCGGGCGCGGGCGGCGCTGCGCACTTCGCGCAGCCACTCGGTGAAGGCGACCGGATCGACGCCGGTGAAGGTGGCGGTGACCCGCTCGCCGTTGACAGCGAGCTTGGCCGCACTGCCGAGCCGGGCGCTGGTGGCGGATTCGAGCGCGGCCTGCGCCTGCTCCGGCGTCACCGGCGGCTGGGCCCGCAGTTCGCGTGCCTCGGCGGCCAGGCTGCGCATCAGGGCCAGCTGGCCCTGCAGCTCGGCCCGCTGGGCCGGGGCGCTGCGCAGCACCTTCCAGGCCGGCTGGATGGCGACCAGCCACAGCAGCAGGGTCAGCAACGCCCCGCCGGCGAGCAGCAGGCCACGGCGTTCGCGTGGTGCCAGTGCCTGCCAGCGCGGGCCGAGCTGGGTGCGCAGCGCGGCGAGGGGCGCTGCCAAGGGCAAGGCCTGGCGGCCCGCGCCGGCCGTGGCCCTTGAGGACGCGTTCATCATCGCGGGGCTCCGGTCGTTCTGGCGGCGGTGCGCTGCAGGGTGATGCGCCCGTCGGTGGCTTCGACCCGCCAGCCCGCTGGCGCGAGGCGCTGGCGCAGCTGCTCGGCCTGCGCCGCTCCGAGGCCCGGGGCGGCCAGGGTGAGTTGCTGGCCCTCGTAGCGCAGGCTCTGCACCGGCAGATTCTCCGGCCAGGCGCTGGCGGCGGCCGCGAGCAGCGGCTCCAGGTCGGCGTCGCCGGCGCGGCCCGCGGCGCTGCGCAGGGCCTCGTTCTCGCGGCGCATCTGCACCGGGGCGTCGAGCACCGCGCGCACCTGCGGGTGGGTGCTGCGCAGCAGCTGCAGCACCTCCTCGCGCTGGCCCTGCAGGTCGTGGCGCTGCACCCAGGCCCAGGCGTTCAGGCCGATCAGCTGCACCGCCACCACGCCAGCCAGGCCCCAGCGCACCGCCCGCCAGGCCGGCGAGAGCAGCTGCCGCCAGCCGTCGCGCAGCAGGGCGACGCCCCGGTGGCGCGGGGCCAGCTCGAACTGGCGCAGGTTCCAGCCGCCCTGGGCGGCGGCAAGCAGGCGCTCGCTGAGGGTCTGCACCTGCACCGGCCGGCCCAGCCAGCGTTCGGCTGCGCCGGCCAGGGCTGCGCTGGCGGTGCAGCGAATGTGCGCTGGCAGCGGCGAGGGCAGCAGCGCGCGTGAGGCGGTGCCGAACATCGGCCAGGTCGCGCAGCCATCGGCATGGCTGAAACTGACCAGGCCGGCCTCGTCGTCGAACAGCGATGAGTCGGGGCTGCTGTGCTCCTGCAGGGCGGCTGACAGGGGGGCATATACATGCAGGTGCGACGGGGCCGCGTCGTCGGGCCAGGCCATCGGCGTGACGCGGTCGACCACCACGCCCTGCTGCTCCAGCGCCTGCAGCTGGGCCGCCAGCCAGGTGCGGTCGCAGGCGGCCACCCAGGCGGCCTCGCCCGGGCGGGCGTCGGGGGCGAGGGCCAGGTGCAGTCCGTCGCTGTCGTCGAGCAGCTGCTCCTCCAGCACGCCGCCGAGCGCCGCGCGCAGCCGGGCGGTGGGGGCCTTGGGGCAGGGGATGCGGTGGAAGGCCACGTCCGTCTCGGCGAGCACGGCCACCACCGTGGCCGCACGCGGCAGCAGGGCCGCGGCGCAGCGCCCATCGGCGTGCAGGCTGCGGCCATCGCTGCTCTGGACCCAGTCGTATTCGCCGCTGCCCAACGCGGCAGGCGGCGGCGCGGAGGCGTCTTGGGCGATCAGTCGATCGCGCGCAGGCAACTGGAGGATCAGCAGGCTCATGGGCAGGGAGGGCGAACCGCCGGGATTGTAAGTGCGCCCCCCCAGGGGACATTGTGAATCAAAGACTTACACATCATTGTTGCAGTGCCGTGGCATTTGCAGCGGGCGCGCCTGCGGCGGACAGGCTGCCGTCGGGGCGCACCCGCAGACGCTCGCTGCGCAGCACCTTCACCTCGCGGCCGCGGCGCTCCAGCAAGGAGCGTTGCGCCACCGCGAGCTGCTCCAGCCGCATCATGCCGGTGACCTCGAAGTAGGCGGTCTTGACGTCCGCCCGCTGCGCCTCCAGCGCCGGGGTGCCCGCACCGAGCGCGGCCTGGGCGTCTTCGAGCTTTTCCAGGGCGCGGCGCTGGCGGGCCTGGACCAGCCGCTCGGCCGCACCCAGGTCGATGCCGGGCAGCACCGCGGCG
The Sphaerotilus microaerophilus DNA segment above includes these coding regions:
- the gspM gene encoding type II secretion system protein GspM; protein product: MAAPLAALRTQLGPRWQALAPRERRGLLLAGGALLTLLLWLVAIQPAWKVLRSAPAQRAELQGQLALMRSLAAEARELRAQPPVTPEQAQAALESATSARLGSAAKLAVNGERVTATFTGVDPVAFTEWLREVRSAARARVVEAQLNRSAQAYSGSVVLTLPRPL
- the gspL gene encoding type II secretion system protein GspL gives rise to the protein MSLLILQLPARDRLIAQDASAPPPAALGSGEYDWVQSSDGRSLHADGRCAAALLPRAATVVAVLAETDVAFHRIPCPKAPTARLRAALGGVLEEQLLDDSDGLHLALAPDARPGEAAWVAACDRTWLAAQLQALEQQGVVVDRVTPMAWPDDAAPSHLHVYAPLSAALQEHSSPDSSLFDDEAGLVSFSHADGCATWPMFGTASRALLPSPLPAHIRCTASAALAGAAERWLGRPVQVQTLSERLLAAAQGGWNLRQFELAPRHRGVALLRDGWRQLLSPAWRAVRWGLAGVVAVQLIGLNAWAWVQRHDLQGQREEVLQLLRSTHPQVRAVLDAPVQMRRENEALRSAAGRAGDADLEPLLAAAASAWPENLPVQSLRYEGQQLTLAAPGLGAAQAEQLRQRLAPAGWRVEATDGRITLQRTAARTTGAPR